GCGAAGACCCGGTGGCCATTGCCAAACGCGCCAAAACCCAGGCCAGCCTTGGCGGCTATGACGTGTATATGCTCGACACCGCCGGCCGGCTGCATATCGACCAAGAGCTGATCGCTCAGGCCGCCGCCGTGCGCGATGTAGCAAACCCGCGCGAAACCTTGCTGGTGGTGGACGGGCTCACCGGTCAGGACGCGGTCAACGTGGCCACCGAATTTGACGATAAAATCGGCGTCAGCGGCGTGGTTCTAACCCGCATGGATGGCGATGGGCGCGGCGGCGCAGCGCTGTCGATGCGCGCGGTCACCGGCAAACCCATCCGCTTTGTCGGCCTTGGCGAAAAAATGGACGCTCTGGAAACCTTTGAGCCGGACCGGATTGCCGGCCGCATCCTTGGCATGGGCGATATTGTTGCACTGGTGGAAAAGGCCCAAGAAACCATCGAGGCCGAACAGGCCGAGCGGATGATGAAGCGCTTCCAGAAAGGTCAGTTCAATATGAACGACCTGAAAATGCAGCTCGAACAGATGATGAAAATGGGCGGCATGGAAAGCATCATGGGCATGATGCCCGGCATGGGCAAAATGGCCAAACAGGCCGCCGCCGCCGGCATGGACGACAAAGTGTTCAAACAGCAGATCGCGCTGATCCAGTCGATGACCAAGAAAGAGCGCGCCAACCCGCAAATCCTGCAGGCCAGCCGCAAAAAACGCATCGCCAAAGGCGCGGGCATGGAAGTGAGCGAGCTCAACAAGCTGCTCAAAATGCAGCGCCAGATGGGCGATATGATGAAAAAGATGGGTAAAATGGGCAAAGGCGGCATGCTCAAACAGGCCATGAGCGGCATGTTTGGCAAAGGCGGCATGCCCGGCGGAATGCCCGCCGGCATGGACCCCTCGCAAATGGACCCCAAAGCGCTTGAGGCCGCAGCCAAACAGCTTGGCGCCCAAGGCGGCATGCCCGGCGGATTGCCGGGTCTTGGCGGCGGTGCAGGCCTACCCCCGGGCCTTAGCGGATTTGGGAAAAAGAAATGACCACGGCCCCCACCCTCACCACCGAGCGGCTGATTTTGCGCCATCATAAAATGGCGGATTTTGAACCGCTTTATGATCTGCTTGGCAGCGAACGGGCCAAATTCGTGGATGGGCCGCATTCACAGCGGCAAAGCTGGTACTGGATCGCATCCGAAGTTGGCAGCTGGTCGCTCAAAGGCTTTGGCAGCTGGGGGGTTGAATTGCGCGACAGCAACGACTTCATCGGCCAGATTGGCATCAATCAGCCGGCCCATTTTCCAGAAACTGAAATTGGCTGGATTTTTCTTTCAAAGGGTGAAGGCAAAGGCTACGCATTCGAAGCTGCGCGCAAAGCGCTTGCTTGGGCGCAAGACACCCTCCAACGCAGTTCGATTGTAAGTTATATAGCAAAAGACAATCTTCGATCTATAAGCCTCGCAGAGCGCCTCGGTGCCAT
The nucleotide sequence above comes from Rhodobacteraceae bacterium Araon29. Encoded proteins:
- a CDS encoding signal recognition particle protein produces the protein MFENLSQRLSGVFDRLTKQGALSEDDVKTALREVRVALLEADVSLPVARSFVKAIQEKATGQAVTKSVTPGQQVVKIVHDELVHVLTGDEDPGALKIDSAPAPILMVGLQGSGKTTTTAKLAKRLSERDGKRVLMASLDVNRPAAMEQLQILGAQIGVDTLPIVKGEDPVAIAKRAKTQASLGGYDVYMLDTAGRLHIDQELIAQAAAVRDVANPRETLLVVDGLTGQDAVNVATEFDDKIGVSGVVLTRMDGDGRGGAALSMRAVTGKPIRFVGLGEKMDALETFEPDRIAGRILGMGDIVALVEKAQETIEAEQAERMMKRFQKGQFNMNDLKMQLEQMMKMGGMESIMGMMPGMGKMAKQAAAAGMDDKVFKQQIALIQSMTKKERANPQILQASRKKRIAKGAGMEVSELNKLLKMQRQMGDMMKKMGKMGKGGMLKQAMSGMFGKGGMPGGMPAGMDPSQMDPKALEAAAKQLGAQGGMPGGLPGLGGGAGLPPGLSGFGKKK
- a CDS encoding GNAT family N-acetyltransferase encodes the protein MTTAPTLTTERLILRHHKMADFEPLYDLLGSERAKFVDGPHSQRQSWYWIASEVGSWSLKGFGSWGVELRDSNDFIGQIGINQPAHFPETEIGWIFLSKGEGKGYAFEAARKALAWAQDTLQRSSIVSYIAKDNLRSISLAERLGAIQDPNAARPEGDSKDDTLVYRHALTKSPAS